In Holophagales bacterium, one DNA window encodes the following:
- the guaA gene encoding glutamine-hydrolyzing GMP synthase: protein MHHDIIAVVDFGGQYAHLIATKVRRLGVRAEIRQPDDPIERFAPYRGIILSGSPSLSSLGEDSDYTRAIYDLPVPILGFCFGHQEIAKHYGGEVAHGGREWGPAELRLTRQHPLFAGLGPVEPVWMSHYDSVVALGPDFEELGATELAPGSPAHRFAAIGSDRLRRYGLQFHPEVDDTLHGEAMIANFVFGICGCERSWTMDQFLEEETVRLRAQVGDRSVFLLASGGVDSTVAAKLLAQALGNDRVRLLHVDNGLMRQDESHQVVELLESLGLGANLSFIDASDTFLSALEGIVEPERKRRVIGDTFVEVFERKARRLGIESHLLAQGTIYPDTIETGGTKRADTIKTHHNRVPVIAEMIAAGRIVEPLADLYKVEVRELGERLGIPREALWRHPFPGPGLGVRLLCSDGERDRSHFEELEPALATLAAREGVRALALPIRSVGVKADLRAYEHPVLLDLGPEQISWPRLLTLAAAIYQEVPHVNRCLRWLGPGRPASFTPLAATVTRERLDLLRHADAIVMQGLRRHGLYDAIWQCPTVLVPLAVDGRGSELVIVRPIRSERGMTATPAELPPALLGELGERLLALPAISGFAFDLTTKPPGTIEWE, encoded by the coding sequence CCCGATCGAGCGCTTCGCGCCCTATCGCGGGATCATCCTTTCCGGCAGCCCGTCGCTCTCGTCGCTCGGCGAAGACTCCGACTACACGCGGGCGATCTACGACCTGCCGGTGCCGATCCTCGGCTTCTGTTTCGGTCACCAGGAGATCGCCAAGCACTACGGTGGCGAGGTGGCGCACGGCGGTCGCGAGTGGGGGCCGGCCGAGCTGCGACTGACGCGCCAGCATCCGCTCTTCGCCGGGCTCGGACCGGTCGAGCCGGTCTGGATGAGCCACTACGACTCGGTCGTCGCCCTCGGCCCGGACTTCGAGGAGCTCGGCGCGACCGAGCTGGCTCCCGGTTCACCGGCCCATCGCTTCGCGGCGATCGGCTCCGATCGCCTTCGGCGCTACGGCCTGCAGTTCCACCCGGAGGTCGACGACACGCTGCACGGCGAGGCGATGATCGCCAACTTCGTCTTCGGCATCTGCGGCTGCGAGCGCTCGTGGACGATGGACCAGTTCCTCGAGGAGGAGACGGTCCGTCTGCGCGCCCAGGTCGGCGACCGCTCGGTCTTCCTGCTCGCCTCCGGCGGCGTCGACTCGACGGTCGCCGCCAAGCTGCTCGCCCAGGCGCTCGGCAACGACCGCGTCCGCCTGCTGCACGTCGACAACGGATTGATGCGGCAGGACGAGAGCCACCAGGTCGTCGAGCTGCTCGAGTCGCTCGGCCTCGGGGCCAATCTCTCCTTCATCGACGCGAGCGACACCTTCCTCTCGGCGCTCGAAGGGATCGTCGAGCCGGAGCGCAAGCGCCGGGTGATCGGCGACACCTTCGTCGAGGTCTTCGAGCGCAAGGCACGCCGGCTCGGCATCGAGAGCCACCTGCTCGCCCAGGGGACGATCTACCCCGACACGATCGAGACCGGCGGCACGAAGCGGGCCGACACGATCAAGACGCATCACAACCGGGTGCCGGTGATCGCCGAGATGATCGCCGCCGGGAGGATCGTCGAGCCGCTCGCCGACCTCTACAAGGTCGAGGTCCGCGAGCTCGGGGAGCGGCTGGGGATCCCGCGCGAGGCGCTCTGGCGGCACCCGTTTCCCGGGCCCGGCCTCGGCGTCCGGCTGCTCTGCTCGGACGGCGAGCGGGATCGGTCGCACTTCGAGGAGCTCGAGCCGGCGCTCGCCACGCTGGCGGCGCGGGAAGGGGTGCGAGCGCTTGCCCTGCCGATCCGCTCGGTGGGGGTCAAGGCGGACCTGCGCGCCTACGAGCACCCGGTGCTCCTCGATCTCGGCCCCGAGCAGATCTCGTGGCCGCGCCTGCTGACGCTCGCGGCGGCGATCTATCAGGAGGTGCCGCACGTCAACCGCTGCCTGCGCTGGCTCGGCCCCGGGCGACCGGCGAGCTTCACGCCGCTCGCCGCCACGGTGACCCGCGAACGGCTCGACCTGCTGCGCCACGCCGACGCCATCGTCATGCAGGGGCTGCGACGCCACGGCCTTTACGATGCGATCTGGCAGTGTCCGACCGTCCTCGTGCCACTCGCCGTCGACGGTCGCGGCAGCGAGCTGGTCATCGTCCGGCCGATCCGCTCCGAGCGCGGCATGACGGCCACCCCCGCCGAGCTCCCGCCGGCGCTGCTCGGCGAGCTCGGCGAACGCCTGCTCGCCCTGCCCGCCATCAGCGGCTTCGCCTTCGACCTGACGACCAAGCCGCCGGGGACGATCGAGTGGGAGTGA